Proteins encoded within one genomic window of Companilactobacillus sp.:
- a CDS encoding Thoeris anti-defense Tad2 family protein has protein sequence MKIQEAIIEAKDKQKGISRKKWMPGPQMIMVPTNTSACFIIVPKDNMKQLGKRWNPTAEDILAHDWMVMG, from the coding sequence ATGAAAATACAAGAGGCAATTATTGAAGCCAAAGACAAGCAAAAAGGCATCTCACGAAAAAAGTGGATGCCTGGACCGCAAATGATAATGGTTCCCACTAATACTTCTGCCTGTTTTATTATCGTGCCTAAAGACAATATGAAACAGCTAGGTAAGAGATGGAACCCAACAGCCGAAGATATCCTTGCTCATGATTGGATGGTTATGGGATAA
- a CDS encoding helix-turn-helix domain-containing protein produces the protein MPEEQFAKVAHDIERSIKVELLNRDMTQKELAELIHANPQQLNRAIKGDMTPKSRELREQVARILNL, from the coding sequence ATGCCAGAAGAACAATTCGCAAAGGTAGCACATGACATTGAACGATCAATCAAAGTTGAATTATTGAATCGAGATATGACTCAAAAAGAATTAGCCGAACTAATTCATGCTAATCCACAGCAACTAAATAGAGCTATAAAAGGCGATATGACACCTAAGTCACGAGAATTGCGTGAACAAGTAGCACGAATTTTAAATCTATAA
- a CDS encoding YutD family protein, protein MDKSETKEPKINKQADVFLLEDDLVVINDTQYRLIENHDNGFDKEKIEERYNNVLDKYDYIVGDWGYDQLRFKGFYIDKRIESNLDNKISHLEDYLLEYCNFGCAYFILERVDKLPLTKPKHHRQKPKNAAHANGKNNHNVHGKNGHNMHNKKQNSSHRTHQTQNKHATASNKPEHESKKSTNNKHPRIRRRRSENTNAAPKKHRNNSAKPRKTNTKSGSKTFKIRKIDK, encoded by the coding sequence TTGGACAAATCAGAAACAAAAGAACCAAAGATAAACAAGCAGGCGGATGTGTTTTTACTCGAAGATGACTTAGTGGTCATCAATGACACCCAATACCGCTTGATAGAAAACCATGATAATGGTTTTGACAAAGAAAAAATTGAAGAACGCTACAACAATGTTTTAGACAAGTATGACTATATCGTCGGTGATTGGGGATATGATCAGTTACGCTTTAAGGGCTTTTATATAGATAAGCGAATCGAGAGCAACTTAGATAATAAGATCTCGCATTTGGAAGACTATTTGCTCGAATATTGTAATTTTGGTTGTGCTTATTTTATTTTGGAACGAGTTGACAAATTGCCACTCACTAAACCAAAGCATCATCGCCAAAAACCGAAGAATGCTGCGCATGCCAATGGTAAGAATAACCACAACGTCCATGGAAAAAATGGTCATAACATGCATAATAAGAAGCAAAATTCGAGTCATCGGACTCATCAAACGCAAAATAAACACGCGACAGCATCGAATAAACCGGAGCATGAATCTAAAAAGTCAACCAACAATAAGCATCCACGTATCCGCAGACGTCGTAGTGAGAATACCAATGCGGCTCCTAAGAAACATCGCAATAATTCAGCAAAGCCTAGGAAGACCAACACGAAGTCAGGATCAAAGACTTTCAAAATTAGAAAAATAGATAAGTGA
- a CDS encoding 5'-nucleotidase C-terminal domain-containing protein — protein MGRTIDLKLDKGQIVDKQAYTTATAELKAKKKDQVWIDARQDEGNQILDDEKVGQIPYTLSTDIDSEHPFINEALKAVQQYADADAAVLSSGLFLQDLNEGIVTEKDLHEALPHAIHVMQTTLTGDNVWRLVMEMEKNRAFLRRHLQKGMGFRGKIFGELVYRGIKVDNKRNVYINGQELEMDKQYKLALLDHYLFVPFFPTIEIVGDNKIMYPKFIRNVFSDYLKDKYPLR, from the coding sequence ATGGGGCGAACTATCGATCTCAAATTAGATAAGGGTCAGATAGTTGATAAACAGGCCTATACTACCGCTACTGCCGAATTAAAGGCTAAGAAAAAGGACCAAGTTTGGATCGATGCTCGACAAGACGAAGGAAATCAAATACTTGACGATGAAAAAGTTGGTCAAATACCATATACTTTGAGTACTGACATTGATTCAGAACATCCATTCATCAATGAGGCCTTAAAGGCTGTTCAACAATATGCAGATGCTGATGCCGCTGTGTTGAGTTCAGGGTTATTTCTACAAGACTTGAACGAGGGCATTGTTACTGAAAAGGACCTTCATGAGGCCTTGCCACATGCAATTCATGTCATGCAGACTACGTTGACTGGTGATAATGTTTGGCGACTAGTGATGGAAATGGAGAAGAATCGTGCCTTTTTACGTCGCCATTTGCAAAAAGGGATGGGCTTTCGTGGTAAAATATTTGGCGAACTGGTTTATCGCGGAATCAAAGTTGATAATAAAAGAAATGTCTACATCAACGGTCAGGAATTAGAAATGGATAAACAGTATAAACTAGCATTATTGGATCATTACTTGTTTGTCCCATTTTTCCCAACAATTGAAATCGTTGGCGATAACAAAATAATGTATCCGAAATTCATACGAAATGTATTTTCAGACTACTTAAAAGATAAATATCCACTGAGGTGA
- a CDS encoding tyrosine-type recombinase/integrase, which produces MAQITGKTGNYGYRVYYRDSNGKRHSINKKGFKRKSDAVAAAAEIENKKYNYGISDLETATFGDYFEQWSNTYKIGRFSTSTDEKYKYATKLIKEKFGNTPLKKVTKIQYQQFLDNYGSTHTKDSTSRINGYIRASLQDALDEKIITRDFTRNAVLSGGANKDPDLKFLETEEASQLKKLAYERASVYDISSAIIVFAISTGARFAEIIGMTYDCIDFENRTITINKTYDYKTRSGFGPTKNKQSMRTIPVDAELIKFLKKLQLQQRSLFLKQGFKNKHNFVFINNRYNIPSDNAANKVLINYERKLKTKNKITMHGLSYTCINFDC; this is translated from the coding sequence ATGGCACAAATAACTGGCAAAACTGGTAACTATGGATATAGAGTGTATTATCGTGATTCGAATGGTAAACGTCATTCGATAAATAAGAAAGGATTTAAACGTAAATCAGATGCAGTTGCTGCTGCAGCTGAAATAGAAAATAAAAAATATAACTATGGTATCTCTGATTTAGAAACTGCAACCTTTGGAGATTACTTTGAACAATGGTCTAACACTTATAAGATCGGACGTTTCTCCACATCAACAGACGAAAAATATAAATACGCCACTAAGCTCATTAAAGAGAAGTTTGGAAATACTCCTCTCAAAAAAGTAACTAAGATACAATATCAACAATTTTTGGATAACTATGGATCAACACACACTAAAGATTCAACATCACGGATCAATGGTTACATACGTGCTTCCCTGCAAGATGCTCTGGACGAAAAAATTATTACTCGTGATTTTACTAGAAATGCTGTGCTATCTGGTGGAGCAAATAAAGACCCCGATTTAAAGTTTTTGGAAACAGAGGAAGCTTCACAGCTCAAAAAACTAGCGTATGAGCGCGCTTCTGTGTACGACATCTCATCAGCCATTATCGTGTTTGCAATCTCAACTGGTGCGAGATTTGCCGAAATTATAGGCATGACATACGACTGCATAGACTTTGAGAACAGAACTATCACGATCAATAAAACTTATGATTATAAAACTCGTTCTGGATTTGGTCCAACGAAAAATAAGCAATCCATGAGAACGATACCCGTGGATGCTGAACTAATTAAATTCTTAAAAAAACTACAATTACAACAGCGTTCCCTATTTCTCAAGCAAGGATTTAAAAATAAACATAATTTTGTATTTATCAATAATAGGTACAATATTCCAAGTGACAATGCTGCGAATAAGGTACTGATAAATTATGAAAGAAAATTAAAGACTAAAAATAAAATAACCATGCATGGCTTGTCATACACATGCATCAATTTTGATTGCTAA
- a CDS encoding TIGR01906 family membrane protein: MSNSQRDAVYTIILALFIFTFSITVTIFASYAIFRFDIPHYFLDQEANMSGQKLMHNYNQMMNYLLNPFSGQFHLDDFRSSYNGRVHFADCKKLFMLNFSVFILSGVYVWFRRKKRAYFNRTFLYIAIVGIILVVLMAIDFDDFFIVFHKILFRNNDWLFDPALDPIINVLPDEFFVQCFVLFFILFEGLNLYKFFSKK, translated from the coding sequence ATGTCAAATAGTCAAAGGGATGCTGTCTATACGATTATTTTGGCCTTATTCATTTTTACTTTTTCAATAACCGTCACGATTTTTGCCAGCTATGCGATTTTTAGATTTGATATTCCACATTATTTTTTAGACCAAGAAGCTAATATGAGTGGTCAGAAATTAATGCATAATTACAATCAGATGATGAATTACCTGCTTAATCCATTTAGTGGGCAATTCCATTTAGATGATTTCCGTTCATCATATAACGGCAGAGTACATTTTGCTGATTGTAAAAAGTTGTTCATGCTCAACTTTAGTGTTTTTATCTTATCTGGAGTTTATGTCTGGTTTAGACGTAAGAAGAGAGCTTACTTTAATCGGACTTTTCTTTACATCGCAATTGTCGGGATCATTTTGGTTGTTTTGATGGCAATTGACTTTGATGATTTCTTCATTGTCTTTCATAAGATACTGTTCAGAAATAACGACTGGCTATTTGACCCAGCCTTGGATCCGATCATTAATGTATTACCGGATGAGTTCTTCGTTCAATGCTTTGTGCTATTCTTCATACTGTTCGAAGGGCTTAATCTGTATAAATTTTTCTCAAAAAAATAA
- a CDS encoding DedA family protein, giving the protein MSLVDFILHIDHHMVNIVNNFGIWTYLILFLIIFIETGVVILPFLPGDSLIFAAMALAANPKYGLIPWILFIVFLAAAVLGDSMNYEIGEHFGEFATRNKYLSKLINKEHLDEAHAFFKKHGGKTIAIGRFIPLIRTFVPFVAGSGTMHYGRFLKFNLLGGFLWVLLCSLAGFLFGNIPAVQEHFSIIIIGIVVISVIPIFITAIRNRKKPVE; this is encoded by the coding sequence ATGAGTCTAGTCGACTTTATTCTTCATATTGATCATCATATGGTCAATATCGTGAATAACTTCGGCATTTGGACATACTTGATTTTGTTCTTGATCATCTTCATCGAAACTGGTGTGGTAATTTTACCATTCTTACCAGGTGATTCCCTAATTTTCGCAGCCATGGCATTAGCCGCTAACCCAAAATATGGACTAATCCCGTGGATATTGTTCATAGTCTTTCTGGCCGCTGCGGTCTTGGGCGATTCTATGAACTACGAAATTGGTGAGCATTTCGGTGAATTTGCAACGAGGAACAAATATTTAAGCAAACTAATAAATAAAGAGCATCTTGATGAGGCACATGCTTTCTTCAAAAAGCATGGTGGTAAGACGATTGCTATCGGAAGATTCATTCCGTTGATCAGAACCTTTGTACCTTTTGTTGCTGGTTCCGGAACAATGCACTATGGTAGATTCTTGAAATTTAATCTACTTGGTGGTTTCCTCTGGGTGCTCTTATGTTCTCTAGCAGGATTCCTATTTGGAAACATCCCTGCAGTTCAAGAACATTTTTCAATCATTATAATTGGAATTGTAGTTATCTCAGTAATTCCAATTTTCATTACTGCAATTAGAAATCGTAAAAAGCCTGTTGAATAA
- a CDS encoding helix-turn-helix domain-containing protein — MTTFERIKKISKERGLTLKQVAEKSGMSTNAIYRYNQGVNPKYDSLRAIANTLGVTVEYLTGETSDADKKKQVDIADNDVIMTFEGRPIPPEDIELMKRLLRGGEKND, encoded by the coding sequence ATGACAACGTTTGAGAGAATTAAAAAAATTTCTAAAGAAAGAGGACTAACTTTAAAACAAGTTGCTGAAAAATCTGGAATGAGTACTAATGCCATATACAGATATAACCAAGGCGTTAATCCAAAATATGATTCGTTAAGGGCAATTGCAAATACATTGGGAGTTACTGTCGAATATTTAACTGGCGAAACTTCTGATGCAGACAAAAAGAAGCAAGTAGACATTGCCGATAATGATGTGATTATGACTTTTGAAGGACGTCCAATACCACCTGAAGATATTGAATTAATGAAACGATTATTGCGTGGAGGGGAAAAGAATGATTAA
- a CDS encoding metallophosphoesterase produces MNYFISDTHFYHYQLLEPNDFAPRHFKDGDAMNQAMIDAWNARVDDDDTVYHLGDISMRPQATPTDEETYAMLNQLKGHMILIKGNHDYRSLFKYLAKHNETMSDGVPRFRFEDVGALLKFDHMQFYCTHYPMLLGKVQQILNLHGHIHHYSVPVAENINVGVDAPEREYLSEDLPWGSPLRGEEIIEMYEKKKVDLANQQRK; encoded by the coding sequence ATTTCATATCAGATACTCATTTCTATCATTATCAACTGCTAGAGCCAAATGATTTTGCTCCTCGTCATTTTAAAGATGGGGATGCGATGAATCAAGCAATGATCGATGCGTGGAATGCCAGAGTTGACGATGATGATACAGTTTATCATCTTGGGGACATTTCCATGCGCCCTCAAGCCACGCCGACAGACGAAGAGACTTATGCGATGCTTAATCAACTCAAAGGACACATGATTTTGATTAAAGGCAATCACGATTATCGTTCTTTGTTCAAGTATTTGGCAAAACATAATGAAACAATGTCTGATGGCGTTCCTAGATTCAGATTCGAAGATGTTGGTGCATTATTGAAATTTGACCATATGCAATTTTACTGCACGCATTATCCAATGCTTCTTGGAAAAGTTCAGCAGATCTTGAATTTACATGGGCATATTCATCATTATAGCGTTCCCGTTGCAGAAAATATCAATGTTGGTGTGGATGCACCAGAACGGGAATATTTAAGTGAAGATTTGCCATGGGGTTCACCATTGCGGGGCGAAGAGATTATCGAAATGTATGAAAAAAAGAAAGTTGATCTCGCAAATCAACAGAGAAAGTAG
- a CDS encoding ImmA/IrrE family metallo-endopeptidase: MINDIMASLMNKAMGFGYSVIVDNRFSSRTPSAVNPYTKTIVVNGSWHDPEQLPLQLAHEMGHLINKDDSNCLYFSPSKYGIEGRANVQAIKLLLPYYTDERPLEDFNSVDFMKAFKIPQYLENVINEEFYLNY; the protein is encoded by the coding sequence ATGATTAATGACATAATGGCTTCTTTAATGAATAAAGCCATGGGCTTTGGCTATAGTGTCATAGTCGATAATAGATTTTCTAGCCGTACACCATCTGCTGTTAATCCGTATACAAAAACAATCGTAGTTAACGGAAGTTGGCACGACCCAGAACAATTGCCACTTCAGCTAGCCCATGAAATGGGACATCTTATAAATAAAGATGATTCCAACTGTTTGTACTTCTCACCTTCTAAATACGGAATTGAAGGACGAGCAAATGTACAGGCAATCAAATTATTGTTGCCCTATTACACTGATGAACGTCCATTAGAAGATTTCAACAGTGTTGATTTTATGAAGGCTTTCAAAATACCACAATATTTAGAAAATGTAATTAATGAAGAATTTTATTTAAACTACTGA
- a CDS encoding DUF6978 family protein has protein sequence MEAADYSKLIILDKDSNNNLLAIPAEGLQKNFKLRGKFTSKEKFDSTVCRTGHINKNKLTLILNSKSHVPMMRFDIIGTNHNDIPTPHLHIFNCGESIIDQTVLPKNQLPEQLKNCLNDLTNVVENFTSFLKFINVDLNGVQIITDFV, from the coding sequence ATGGAAGCAGCTGATTATTCAAAGCTAATTATACTTGATAAAGACTCTAACAACAATTTACTTGCAATTCCTGCTGAGGGTCTTCAAAAAAATTTTAAATTGAGAGGAAAATTCACCTCAAAAGAAAAATTTGATAGTACCGTTTGTCGTACGGGACATATTAACAAAAACAAATTAACATTGATTCTTAATTCAAAATCACATGTTCCAATGATGAGATTTGATATAATTGGAACTAACCATAATGATATCCCTACACCCCATTTACACATCTTTAATTGTGGGGAGTCTATCATTGATCAAACAGTTTTACCTAAAAACCAGCTGCCTGAACAACTTAAGAACTGTTTAAATGATTTAACCAACGTTGTTGAAAATTTCACCTCATTTTTAAAATTCATTAACGTTGACTTAAATGGAGTTCAAATAATCACAGATTTTGTATAA
- a CDS encoding DUF1828 domain-containing protein: protein MDTCKWIDNYLKWMKKKYSVTSFDDGDEIMTPFTNIIGDRIAIYVSPLDQGKIRLSDDGNTLNDLILLGIDVNSDVRSRIINSIIQSFNVTLSNSKLLRIDGKKEDFPVMKQSLIQTILRINDLVMTRKNNVTNLFLEDVINYFDDNEFKGLPGHDFIGGSGNPYKISYSIGGSKSRPSQLIQILNNPDFQRISSEIVTYEDIKSNDDNINYSVIFNDADHSIQDKAQNIANLRGLDIIPWSDKNSILKLRN from the coding sequence ATGGACACTTGCAAATGGATAGATAATTATCTTAAATGGATGAAAAAAAAATATTCAGTTACTTCATTTGATGATGGAGATGAAATAATGACTCCTTTTACAAATATAATTGGTGACCGAATAGCAATTTATGTTTCTCCATTAGATCAAGGGAAAATAAGATTATCTGATGATGGTAATACTCTTAATGATTTGATTCTTTTAGGCATAGATGTTAATAGCGATGTCAGATCGAGAATCATAAATAGTATAATTCAATCATTCAATGTAACTCTTTCAAATAGCAAATTATTAAGAATTGACGGAAAAAAAGAAGACTTTCCTGTCATGAAACAATCGTTAATTCAAACCATTCTCAGAATTAACGATTTAGTAATGACCCGAAAGAATAATGTTACGAATCTTTTTCTTGAGGATGTTATAAACTACTTTGACGATAATGAGTTTAAGGGACTTCCTGGACACGATTTTATTGGAGGTAGTGGCAATCCTTATAAAATTTCTTATTCCATAGGTGGATCAAAGAGTCGTCCATCACAACTAATTCAAATACTCAATAATCCTGATTTTCAACGCATATCCTCTGAGATTGTCACGTATGAAGATATCAAAAGTAATGATGACAATATAAATTACTCTGTGATTTTTAACGATGCTGATCATAGTATTCAAGATAAAGCCCAGAATATTGCTAATTTACGTGGTTTAGATATTATTCCATGGAGCGATAAAAATTCCATTTTGAAATTACGTAATTAA
- a CDS encoding CvfD/Ygs/GSP13 family RNA-binding post-transcriptional regulator → MKIGDKLSGKISGIQPYGVFVNLENGSQGLVHISELKNGFVSGIENEYKVGDQVEVIVLDIDEYDGNVSLSMRALQSRKLGRPILHKHFWTNYKDEIGYATIKDNKSKWVRDAMKIINGK, encoded by the coding sequence ATGAAAATAGGAGATAAGCTTTCAGGTAAGATATCAGGTATTCAACCTTATGGCGTTTTCGTTAATCTTGAAAATGGTTCTCAAGGCTTAGTTCATATTTCAGAATTGAAGAACGGTTTTGTATCCGGCATTGAAAATGAGTATAAGGTAGGAGATCAAGTAGAAGTAATAGTATTGGATATAGACGAGTATGACGGCAATGTAAGTCTTTCAATGAGAGCCTTGCAAAGCAGAAAACTTGGTAGACCAATCTTGCATAAACACTTCTGGACTAACTACAAAGATGAGATAGGTTACGCAACAATTAAGGATAATAAATCCAAGTGGGTAAGGGATGCAATGAAGATCATAAACGGTAAATAA
- a CDS encoding TIGR01457 family HAD-type hydrolase yields MDKYQTYLIDLDGTMYRGKDKIPEAADFVKRLNEANVDYYFLTNNTTKTPQQVADNLVNNHQITATAEQVITPSLATAGYIKNMFGNEIEDHSAYVIGEYGLKSAIFNTGIKLNEVTPDVVIVGLDYDVTYHKFEVATLAIKRGAKFIGTNADTNLPNERGLVPGAGSVISLVETAVQHKAKYIGKPEAQIIDFAAQAKGFDPAQAVMVGDNYNTDIKCGLNAGVETLMVYTGVSTHEDIAKETLKPTHEVESLADWDVK; encoded by the coding sequence ATGGATAAATACCAAACATATTTAATAGATTTAGATGGAACAATGTATCGAGGCAAGGATAAGATCCCTGAAGCAGCTGATTTTGTAAAACGATTAAATGAAGCCAACGTCGATTACTATTTTTTAACAAACAATACTACCAAGACTCCACAACAAGTCGCTGACAATTTGGTCAATAATCATCAAATTACTGCAACTGCTGAACAAGTGATCACACCGTCTTTAGCAACAGCCGGATACATCAAAAATATGTTTGGCAATGAGATCGAGGACCATTCAGCATATGTTATCGGAGAGTATGGATTAAAGTCTGCAATTTTCAACACCGGAATCAAGCTCAATGAAGTCACACCTGATGTGGTTATCGTTGGACTTGATTACGATGTGACCTATCACAAATTTGAGGTTGCCACACTGGCAATTAAACGTGGCGCTAAATTTATTGGAACTAATGCCGATACTAATTTACCTAATGAAAGAGGACTTGTTCCCGGTGCAGGCTCAGTTATTTCATTAGTCGAGACAGCGGTTCAGCATAAGGCCAAGTATATCGGTAAGCCAGAAGCACAGATCATTGACTTTGCTGCTCAAGCAAAGGGATTTGATCCAGCACAAGCCGTCATGGTTGGTGACAACTACAATACTGATATTAAATGCGGATTGAATGCAGGAGTTGAAACTCTGATGGTTTATACAGGCGTAAGTACTCACGAAGATATTGCAAAAGAGACGCTTAAACCAACCCATGAAGTAGAAAGTTTGGCAGATTGGGATGTCAAATAG
- a CDS encoding NAD(P)/FAD-dependent oxidoreductase, protein MNDKTYDIAIIGGGPAGMFAAYYASLRKLNVALIESLPNLGGQPQTLYAQKEIYDVAGLPKVSGTELVDQLTNQLSFISVDEYLGTSVTDIEHTDDVWKISTNKEEIVTKAIIIAIGNGAFKPRKLTFDYDPAIEDNNLSYFVNDLNDFKNKDVAVAGGGDSAVDWAIHLNEIANNTSIIHRRNKYRAMESSVDTLNASSVEQLNPYIIKDVTFNDLDDSKIDVLLKKIKSDDEKTITIDKLLVNYGFISDSKILRDWNLELEGPFIKVTQQMETNLPNVFAIGDIATYPGKLQLIATAFAEGPMAVTRALRNLYPDKDYFEHSTSMFK, encoded by the coding sequence ATGAATGACAAAACATACGACATTGCAATCATTGGTGGCGGACCTGCAGGAATGTTTGCAGCTTACTACGCATCATTAAGAAAACTAAACGTTGCTCTAATAGAAAGTTTACCTAACTTAGGTGGCCAACCTCAAACTCTTTATGCTCAAAAAGAGATCTACGACGTGGCTGGTTTACCAAAAGTATCCGGAACTGAACTAGTTGATCAATTAACTAATCAATTGAGCTTTATTTCAGTAGATGAATATCTAGGAACATCTGTAACTGATATTGAACATACAGACGATGTTTGGAAAATTTCCACTAATAAGGAAGAAATAGTCACAAAAGCAATTATCATTGCCATCGGAAACGGTGCTTTCAAGCCTCGTAAGCTAACTTTTGATTACGATCCTGCTATTGAAGATAATAACCTATCTTACTTTGTAAATGATCTAAATGATTTTAAAAACAAAGATGTGGCCGTTGCTGGTGGTGGAGATTCCGCAGTCGATTGGGCAATCCATTTGAATGAAATTGCTAATAACACTTCGATCATTCATCGTCGTAACAAGTATCGTGCTATGGAATCAAGTGTCGATACTCTAAATGCATCATCTGTTGAACAACTCAACCCCTATATTATTAAAGACGTCACCTTCAATGACCTTGATGATAGTAAGATAGATGTTTTACTTAAAAAAATCAAATCCGATGATGAAAAAACCATTACTATCGATAAGCTGCTGGTCAACTACGGCTTTATATCTGATTCAAAGATTTTAAGAGACTGGAATCTCGAACTTGAAGGTCCCTTCATTAAAGTCACGCAACAAATGGAAACAAATCTGCCAAACGTTTTTGCAATTGGAGATATCGCAACTTATCCTGGAAAACTTCAATTAATTGCAACTGCCTTTGCTGAAGGACCTATGGCCGTCACTCGGGCATTGCGAAACCTGTATCCAGACAAAGACTATTTTGAACACAGCACATCAATGTTCAAATAA
- a CDS encoding phage antirepressor KilAC domain-containing protein, translating to MNNLVIMKDQQAVTSSLQVAETFDKSHKHVLEAIDNLKEGVAENWADLFYEDTYIHPQNRQPYRVIYMNRDGFTLLAMGFTGKKALKFKMQYIEAFNKMEDQIKTGGFKIPSTMAEALRLAADQQEQLELMKPKAIFADSVATSHTTILVGDLAKIIKGNGVDTGARRLFQWMRDNGYLIKRKGADYNSPTQKSMEMGLFKIKESSHVNGDGVTVVTKTPKITGKGQQYFVNKFLADQQLEIL from the coding sequence ATGAACAACTTAGTAATTATGAAAGATCAACAAGCAGTAACTAGCAGTTTACAAGTTGCGGAAACATTTGATAAAAGCCACAAGCATGTATTAGAGGCGATCGACAACTTAAAAGAGGGGGTGGCCGAAAATTGGGCAGACCTATTTTACGAAGATACATACATTCATCCTCAAAACAGACAACCATACCGCGTAATTTACATGAACCGTGATGGGTTCACATTACTAGCAATGGGATTCACAGGCAAGAAAGCTCTTAAATTCAAAATGCAATATATTGAAGCTTTTAACAAGATGGAAGACCAAATCAAAACAGGTGGTTTCAAAATTCCATCGACAATGGCTGAAGCATTGCGTTTGGCAGCAGATCAACAAGAACAGCTTGAACTAATGAAACCCAAAGCGATATTTGCAGATTCGGTAGCAACATCACATACCACCATCTTAGTTGGTGATCTTGCCAAAATCATCAAAGGAAATGGCGTTGATACTGGTGCAAGACGTTTATTTCAGTGGATGAGAGACAACGGTTATCTGATTAAGCGCAAGGGTGCAGATTACAACTCACCAACTCAAAAATCAATGGAAATGGGATTGTTCAAAATCAAGGAATCGAGCCACGTTAACGGTGATGGGGTAACTGTCGTTACTAAAACTCCAAAAATTACAGGTAAAGGACAACAATACTTCGTAAATAAATTTCTTGCAGATCAGCAGTTAGAAATCTTATAG
- a CDS encoding metallophosphatase has translation METIKIVHTNDLHSHFENFPKISRFIKKSRKNSKADEFLLFDIGDAMDRAHPLTEATDGQANIEWMNKQKYDAATIGNNEGLGNSHKQLEHLYDQANFPVILGNLYEKNGELASFAKPYKIITTKKGTKIGVLGFTAPYILTYPLMGWDIHLMQTEVPKALDEMKKLKCDVIILLSHLGVSMDRLLAKEYPQIDLIIGAHTHHLFPKGEMDNGVLLAAAGKWGELSISN, from the coding sequence GTGGAAACTATTAAAATTGTACACACTAACGATTTACATTCTCATTTTGAAAATTTTCCAAAGATTTCACGTTTTATTAAAAAGTCACGTAAGAATTCAAAGGCAGATGAATTTCTGCTTTTTGATATTGGCGATGCAATGGATCGGGCCCATCCTTTAACAGAAGCTACCGATGGTCAGGCCAACATCGAGTGGATGAACAAGCAAAAGTACGATGCTGCTACGATTGGGAATAATGAAGGACTTGGGAATAGCCACAAGCAACTCGAGCATTTGTACGACCAAGCTAATTTTCCAGTCATACTGGGTAATTTATACGAAAAAAATGGTGAATTAGCCAGTTTTGCCAAGCCTTATAAAATCATTACAACTAAAAAAGGAACAAAAATTGGTGTTTTAGGTTTTACTGCACCTTACATTTTGACCTATCCGCTGATGGGCTGGGATATCCACTTGATGCAGACGGAAGTCCCCAAAGCACTTGATGAGATGAAAAAACTCAAATGCGATGTGATTATTTTGTTGTCGCATTTGGGAGTATCGATGGATCGATTGTTGGCGAAGGAATATCCGCAGATTGATTTGATCATCGGTGCACACACGCATCATCTTTTTCCAAAAGGCGAGATGGATAATGGCGTGCTTTTGGCTGCAGCCGGGAAATGGGGCGAACTATCGATCTCAAATTAG